The following coding sequences lie in one Glycine max cultivar Williams 82 chromosome 19, Glycine_max_v4.0, whole genome shotgun sequence genomic window:
- the LOC100527688 gene encoding Actin-depolymerizing factor-like, producing the protein MSFRGLSRPNASSGMGVADHSKNTFMELKQKKVHRYLIFKVDEKKREVVVEKTGDPAESYEDFAASLPENDCRYAVFDYDFVTSENCQKSKIFFIAWSPSTSRIRAKMLYATTKDRFRRELDGVHYEIQATDPTEMDLEVLRDRAH; encoded by the exons ATGTCTTTCAGAGGCCTCAGCCGG CCAAATGCCTCATCAGGCATGGGTGTTGCTGATCACAGCAAGAACACCTTCATGGAATTGAAGCAGAAGAAGGTTCACCGTTATCTGATCTTTAAGGTTGATGAGAAGAAAAGGGAAGTTGTGGTTGAGAAGACTGGTGACCCGGCTGAGAGCTATGAGGATTTCGCTGCATCTTTGCCTGAGAATGATTGCAGATATGCTGTCTTTGACTATGATTTCGTCACTTCTGAGAACTGTCAAAAGAGCAAAATCTTCTTCATTGCATG GTCCCCTTCAACGTCTCGAATCCGAGCCAAGATGCTCTATGCCACTACTAAAGACAGGTTTAGACGAGAGCTAGATGGTGTCCATTATGAAATTCAGGCTACTGACCCCACAGAAATGGATCTTGAAGTACTGAGAGACCGTGCACATTGA